The following DNA comes from Synergistaceae bacterium.
TTATCCCGAACAGGCTCTCGTTCCACGAGAGGACCACTATCCTCGCCTCGTCCGTGAGCTCCTTCTGCTTCATTCCGATCTTGAGCTCCATGTCAAAGACGGGGACTATGGAGCCCCTCAGGTTGATGACCCCAAGGACGTAGTCCGGGGAGTTGGGGACCCTGGTGATAAACGGCGGTACCCTAACGATCTCGCGCACCAGGTTCACGTCCAGCCCGTAATCCTCGTCGTACAGAGTGAACACCAATGTTATGCTCTCTCTTCCCTCGCCGCCGGTCTCCGTCTGTTTAAGCTCTTTCAATTCAGTGCTCTCGAGCGCAGTGCTCATAGTCGATCCCTCCCGATGCCGAATCCCCCGCCTTGACAGGGGCCGCCTGCGAAATTATAACAGCAACAGGCGCCAACCGTACCGTTACGGTCGGATTGAACGCCGAATATATACCTGATCGCCAAAGTGTATTAGAATGGGGACGCATATCGGCGACACCAATAATTTTAGCACGACCTTGCTGGTTGAGTCGAAAGGCGCGTGCCCAAAAAGACAAAGGAGTGTTCCCATGACCGAAGAATTGAAAGAGAAGATTCTGTTCGATGAAATCAGGAAGCTCGTGGACTCAGAGGGGCTGGTGACGGCCCGTCTCGTCGAGGCGATCAACCGCACCGCGCAGATGTCCTCGGCGTCCGTGCCGGAAATACAGCTGCTCTTCGAGAAGTGGATCTCCCTGGTCGGCAACGAGGTACTCAGGTTCGCCGAACGCGCGCCCGAGATGAACATCGAGATGGTGGCGAAGGACATCGGGATAGGAGAGACGTCCCTCCTGTCCATCCTCCTGGCGATGCAAAGACAGGGGAGGATTAAGATAGAGTCGGTGCACATCGCAAAGGGGAGCGGCCAGGACAACGAAATCTGCTCCTGCCTGAGGAGGAACGAGGACTAGGCCGATTATGTCGTCCGGAAGGAGCGATGCGACTCTGTCATCCCGACGACCGGTAGGGAGGAGGGATCTCGGGGTTGGAGACAAGTCAAAGGCGAGGTCCCTCGCGTTCGCTCGGGACGACAAAA
Coding sequences within:
- a CDS encoding purine-binding chemotaxis protein CheW, translating into MSTALESTELKELKQTETGGEGRESITLVFTLYDEDYGLDVNLVREIVRVPPFITRVPNSPDYVLGVINLRGSIVPVFDMELKIGMKQKELTDEARIVVLSWNESLFGIIVDSVREVCTIFESNIDSADKLSTGMDKKYILGVARQEDGRLIVLLDLAALFDYDQFMGEE